GTAGAGCCGCGACATCAGGTCGCCGGCCGAAATCGCCCCGCTCGTGGGCTTGGGCGTGTACTTGAGCGGCAGCGAACCGGGCGCGGGTACCTCCGCGGCGCTCTTGCTGCCGGCGGCGGTACCGGACGCGCACGCCGCCAGCACGGCCGGGAGCGCGAGGAGCAGGGCGCGATCGGTCGCGCGTCGAACACAGAGGCGAAGCATGGCAGTCTGGTGCAGGTGAAAAACGCGAATCAGCAGAATGTCAGTACAGCGTCAGCCGCCCGACGTGCACGGCGAGCGACGGGGTCGTCGTGGTCCAGGTGGCGTACAGCGTGTCCGCCACGCGGGCGAGTCGCGGAAAGCCACTCGGCCTGGCTCCCGACGTTTGCGCGAGCACGTGGGTTTCACGGGCGGTGAGTTGGGTGCCCTCGGGGCGAATGCGACGCGCCAGGACCTCGGCGACCTGATTGGTGCGCTGCTCGAGCCACGCGATCACCGGATGCCCCTTGGCGTCGAGCACGAGCGACACGCGCCCCAGTGGTGTGCCTTCATCGACACGCAGCGGCGCCCCAAAGGTTGCCCCGCCATCGGTGGAGCGCGCGATGTGCACGCGATTGGTATCCCGGGCACCGGTGAACCACGCCACGTACACCGTGTCGCCCACGGCCGCGACCTGCGGCCCGTTCACCGGACAGCCGGGGTAGTGCCAGCCATCCTCGTGAACCTTGGTCGACGGCGTCCAGCCGTTCGCCGTTTCGCGCACGATGGCAATGTCGCGGATCTCCTCGGCGCTCCGGTCGCGATACACGATCACGCGCCCACTCGTGGCCGCCGCCGTCCCCGTCTGGCAGCAGTCGCAGCTGCGCGCGTCGAGCAGCGCTTCACGCTCGATCGCCCCGGACGCCGTGAGGCGTGCGGTGCGGATCGTCATCTCCTTCGCGGAGTCGGGCATGGCGCTCTTGCGCCCATCCAGCCACACGAGCCCGAGCCCATCGGCGCCGTCGGCCCAGAGGGAGACGAATCCGTGCTCGGCGGCGAGACCATCCGTGTGCGGCACGACAGGGGCGCTCCACGTGCGCCCCGCATCGGCTGAACGGACCACGCGCACGCCGTAGGCATACTTGCCCTCGCCATCGCGTTCGAGCCAGTGCGCCGCGAGGTCGCCGTTGGCGAGCGCGGTGATGGCGGGGAAGTCGGCCCAGTTCACGAAGAACGGCCGCGCGGCCGCGATCGTGCGCGTGGAATCCCACGTCGTGCCGTTCCACGCCGCCAGCTGAATGGCGACCGTCGAGTCGGGGCGACGCTGTGTCCACGACAGCAGGAGCTCGCGATCGCCGCGCACGGTGACGAAGGGTGTACTGCTGCCCGCCTGCGCGGGGACGGGGAGCTCCGTGAGCGGTCCCATCGACGTGGCCCCGGTGGCATCGCGTCCGGTCGCACAGGCCGACAGGAGGACCATCGGCGCCAGCAGGTAGGTCATTCGCGATCGCAGCAGCATCGTCATCGCCCCATGGAGCTTACGGCTTTCTCGGTGCCTTCGGCGATCCACAGTTCCACCGCCGAGGTCATGCGGTCGTACAGTGCTTCGACCAGCTCCCGCTCATCGCGCGGCATGGCGTGCAACACGAAATCGGCGAGGTCGCCGATCTGTCGCCGTTCATCCACCGGGCGAATGCCAATGCGCAACCGCGGATACTGCGGGCTCTTGAGGTGCGCTTCGATGCTCTTGAGGCCGTTGTGGCCGCCCGGACTGCCGTGCGGCTTGAAACGATACTCACCGCAGGGCACCGCCACTTCGTCAACGAGGACGAGCAGATCCTGGGCCGCAGTCCACCCCTCACGCTTGAGGTAGGGGCGCAGCACCTGACCGCTCAGGTTCATGTACGTCTGCGGCTTGACCAGCTTGACCTTTTTCGTGCCGACGAGGCCGGTCGCGGTGATCGCGTCGCCGTCTTTCTTCCAGCCGTCAAAATGCCAGCGGCGGTGCAGGTGATCGAGCAGCCACCAGCCGACGTTGTGCCGCGTCTGTTCGTACTCGCGACCGGGGTTGCCGAGTCCAACAATGACTTTCATACGGAGAGGAAGACGCGCGGGGCGCGGAATGCGCCAGCGTGGCGTAACCATGCTGAACGAACTCCGCGCCCCGCGAGTGACCGCCAGTGACGATTACTTGTCGTCTTCCGGCTTCGGCTTGCGGATGAGCTCCGGCTCCGCGGCCCCGCCCTCGGCGGGCGCATCGGCGTGCACCTTCGGCGCCGCGCAGACGCATACCGTCCCTTCGGCGTCGTCCTTGATCGTGATGCCGGCCGGCACCTTGATGTCGGAGACGTGCAGCGACTTGCCCAGCTTGAGGCTGGAGACGTCGACGTCGATGTGGTTCGGGATGTTCGACGGATCGACTTCGATGGTGAGCTCGTGCATGATCTGGTCGAGCAGGCCGCCTTCGAGGCGCACGCCTTCCGGCGTGCCGATGTACACGATCGGGCACTTCACCGTCACCGTCTCACCGGCCACCAGCTCCTGGAAGTCGATGTGGAGCACGTGGCGCTTGAACGGGTGGCGCTGGATTTCGCGAATGAGCGTACGCGCCGTCTTGCCGTCGATCGCGAGCTCGATCACGGTGCTGGACGTCGCGATGCCCTTGAGCAGCTTTTCCGTCTCGCGCGCGTTCACGGTGAGCGACTGCGGCTCACGGCCATGGCCGTAGATGACGCACGGAATGTTGCCGGCCTGGCGGATCTTGCGCGCGGCGCCCTTGCCGGTCTCGGCACGGGACGACGCAGTGAGCGTGGCGGAAGCCATGAAAACCTCGGTATTGAATGGTGGTTCGGGAGTAACCGGAAATGGTCGTCCCGGCCGGTCGTGCAGGTCCTGCGGGTCCTACTCGAACAGCACGCTGACCGACTGGTCGGCGTGCGTGAATCGGATCGCCTTCGCGAGCAACTCGCCCACACTGAGCACGGTGAGCGACGGGAACCGGCGCTCGGGGGGGAGATTGATCGAGTCGGTGACCACGACTTCCTTGATCGGTGCGGTCGACAACCGCTCCACGGCCGGGCCGCTGAGCAGCGCGTGCGTGGCGCACACGTAAATGTCGTTCGCGCCGAGCTTCTTGAGTGCGCGCGCCGCCTCGGAGACGGTGCCCGCGGTATCGATCATGTCGTCGGGAATCAGACAATCCCGCCCTTCGACTTCACCGACGACGTTCATGACTTCGGCGACATTCGCCTTCGGGCGGCGCTTGTCGATGATGGCAAAGGTGGCGTCGAGCCGCTTGGCAAAGCCGCGCGCCATCTTGGCCGAGCCGACATCGGGCGCCACGACGACGAGGTCCTTGAGCTCCTTCTTGCGGAAGTAGTTCGTGAACACCGGCGCCGCGTAGAGGTGATCGACGGGGACGTCGAAGAACCCCTGCAGCTGATGGGCATGGAAATCGAGCCCGAGCACCCGCGAGGCGCCGGCGGTCTCGATGAGGTTCGCCATGAGCTTGGCGCCAATGGCGACCCGGGGCTGGTCCTTGCGATCCTGCCGGGCGTAGCCGGTGTAGGGCAGCACGGCGGTGACGCGGGCCGCCGACGCTCGGCGGGCGGCGTCGATGAGGAGCAGCAGCTCCAGCATGTTCTCGCCCGGCGGATTCGTGGGCTGCACCACGAAGACATCCGCGCCGCGGATGTTTTCGTCGATGCGCACGAACACCTCGCCGTCGGCAAAGCGCGAGCAGGTGACCTTGCACAACTCAGCGCCCAGCGACTTCGCCACTTCTTCAGCCAGGGGCTGGTTGGCGGTGCCGGCCAGGATCTTGAACCCGCGATTGGAGGCTGAGGGCGCTTCCGAAGCCGCGTGCATGGAGGTCTCGAGAGGGGCGAAAGGGATTTCTGGTAAAGCCCCTAAAGCTATACGGGCCCGGTCCGGTTTCCAACCGGTACCGAGCCCGTCTATGATGGATCTGGTAACGATTTGCAAAACAAGGAGTTAGGGAACTCCTGGCCCGGGCGCGCACGGCCCGGGACCCGACTATAGGCCCACTTGGAATCGAACCAAGATCTTCGGCTCCAAAGGCCGAGGTAATAGCCGTTATACGATGGGCCACCAGCAGAGCGGAGTTTATCGGTTGCCGGGGGCAGCGGCAACGGTGGGCCCGGCCCTTAGCTGGCGGGCGCGGCCGGCCGTTCCCAATCGTGTACCGGCAGGGCGTCCCGGGCCCGGATGCCGTCGGCGAACGGCCCCAGCAGGTGCACGATGCTGTTGGCGTAGTACGTGATGAGCGGCCGCCCGCGCGGCAGGATCACGTAGCCCTCACCGGCGCGGGCCACCATGCGGCGGAGGCGCAGCATGCGGTACGCCCGATCGAACGTCTCGGCGATGTCGCGATCGGCGCGGACGACGCGGCCACTCAGCTCCTGCAACACGTCGCGCATCGCCGCCATGCGCTCGAGCAGCGCCGTGCGCGGCACATACTCGGCGTCGAAGCTCTGCAGCGCGGCGCAGGCCAGAGGGACCGGCGTGACGGGGATGATCGCGCCGATGCGCGCGAGCACGTCGTCGCAGAACGTCTGCACGTGCGGCAGGCGAGCGTCACGAGGGAGGGTGAACAGATCGATGTCCTGCGCCGCGAGCGCGTCGAGCCAGCCGCGCACGGGGATCGGCGCGCCGATCGTCACGGCGGCGCGGCCGTACCGTTTCCAGCGTCGCGTGAAGAGCCGACCAACGTTCCAGAGCAGGAAGCGGCCGACCGAGGCCATCTGCGCCACGCGCGAGAGCGGGGCGACCGGCGCGCGCGTTTCGAGCTCGCGCAGCAGCGTGCGGTCTTCGAGCACGCGGTCGTAGTTGATGCCCACGGGCACGACGTAGAGCCGGTCGCGCATCGCCGGGTCGCGGGCCACGCCAAGGGCGTAATCGAGCAGGCCAATCTTGGCCGGTCGCAGCGCACCGTCGCGCGTGAGGCCGCCCTCGGGGAAGATCCCCTGCGTCACGGCATTCCGCGTGATGAGCTGCACGTAGGCTTGCAGCACCGCGTGATACAGCGGCTCCCGATAGCGCCGCCTGATGAAGTACGAGCCGAAGCTCTTGAAGAGATACTCGAGCGGAAAGGCGCGGGCCCACTCGCCGACGGCATACGAGATGGAGACCTGGCCCATCATCACGTAGGCCACCAGCACGTAGTCGGCGTTCGATCGATGGTTCATCAGGTAGATCACGATCGAATCGCGCGGCAGGCCCTTGAAGGGATCGTCGCGCTCCACCTCGACGCTGACCTTGTAGAACAGCGACAGGGCCGCGCGCGACACCCAATAGCCGAGGCGATAATAGGCGAGCACGTTGAAGAACGGCACGATCTCGTCGAGATACCGGCGCACCCGCTGCCAGGTCACCGCCGGGTCTTCCGGCTGCTCGGACGCGTGCCGCGCGACCGCCGCGGCGACCTGCGGATCGGCCAGCACGTGTTCAATGACGTAGTGCTTGCGCGTGAACTTGTAGCGATCGACGCGGGCCCGCATGCGGAGCAGGGTGCGCCGGCCCGCACGCCGGGCCACGCGGTGCGCCGCCAACCAGGCCAGCGCGCCGACGGCGATGAGCAGGAGACCGACGATCAGCTCGCGGGCCACAACCACGCGGCGCCCCGCACGCCGCTCGAGTCGCCATGCTGGTGCCGCACGACGCGGGTGCTGACGCTCTCCGAGAACACCCACGGCGGCAGCGCGGCCGCGATCTCGTCCACCAGCCCGGGGATGTTTGAGACGCCGCCCCCGAGCACGATCACATCGGGATCGAGCACGTTGACGATGGTGGCGAGGCTGCGGGCGGCGCGATGCACGAGGCGCGCCCGCGTCGCGAGCGCCGCGGCGTCGCCGGCCGCGCCCTGCGCGATGATCTCCGGCGTCGTGAGGGTGCCGCCGTTCACCCGGGCGTGGTCGGCCGCGATGCCGGGGCCGGAGATCCACGTTTCGATGCAGCCGTGCCGCCCGCAGTAGCAGCGCGGGCCGGGCACTTCGTCGCCCGACGGCCAGGGCAGCGGATTATGCCCCCATTCGCCACCAATCAGGTTGCGCCCGGTGAGCACCTGCCCATGCACGATGATGCCACCGCCCACGCCGGTGCCCATGATCACGCCGAAGACGACGCCAGCACCGGCGCCGGCGCCATCGGTGGCTTCCGACAGCGCAAAGCAATTCGCGTCGTTCTGCATGCGCACCTCGCGCTGCAGCGCCTCCGCGAGATCGCGCTGCAGCGGTTGCCCATTGAGCCAGGTCGAGTTGGCGTTCTTGACCAACCCGGTCTCGGGGACGACGACCCCCGGGATACCGATGCCCACGGTGGCGCGAGCACCCACCGCGACTTCGAGCCGCAGCACCAGCGCCGTGAGGGCATGGACCGTGGCGAGATACGCGCGCGGCGTGGGGATGCGCTCCTGGGCCAGCACGCGCCCGTGGGCATCGAGCACGACGCCCTCGATCTTCGTACCGCCCAGATCGATCCCGATTCGCAGGGCCGGATGTGAATGCTCACTCATGCGGCGATTGTCGCCTGTCGCGAGAGTTGGGGCAAGAGGGGCACGATGCGCGGTGACGAATTGCCGCCACCGGTCCACCGGCGTAACCTTGGGCATGTCGTCTGCGCTGCGGCCGGGTTTTTCAGGCCATACGGAAGAAATGGCGGTGTCCGGGGAGCATCTCGCCTCGGTGGAGGCGTTGCTGGCTTCCTACACCAGTCTGCGCAGGCGACGACGCTGGTACCTTGCCGCGCTGGCGGCCGCCGTCTTTGGCACGCTGATTTCGGCCGCGTTTCATCGCGCCACCGGTGCGACGCCGATGTTTCTGGTCGGCTTCGCGGCGCTGCCCATGATGTTGGGCGGCTTCGGGCCGATGCTGCTCGCCACGTGGGGGGCGCTGGTCGGCTCGATCATCGTCGAAGGGCCGGGGCTCGTGAACAGCGAGCTCGAAGCGGTCCGCTACGGGTCGGGCTTCATGCTGGCGCTGGTCTCGGCGGTCTTCTGCGAAGTGGCGCGTCGTCATCGGATTGAAGCGATCGACCGCGAATTCCGCCTGGCGCAGGCGCTCCGGCGTTCGGAGGAGCTGCGCGCCGAGCGTGCGGCCGCCGACGCGACGCAGCAGGCGGAGCGCGACCTCGCGGCGGCGGCGCTGCGGGAGCGGGATCAGCAGCTGGCACGCATTACGGCCACCGTGCCGGGCATTGTGTATCAGCTGCTCTGGAAGCGCTCCGGCGAAACCCGCTTTCTCTACGTGAGTGAACGCGCACGCGATCTGTTTGACCTCGATCCGGACGCGGTGGTCGCCGACGCCGGCGTGGCCTGGAGTCGGGTCCATCCCGACGATGTCGGCGGCATGTTCCGATCGGCCAATGCGTGCATGGAGGACTGGTCTCCGTGGCGCTACGAGTTTCGCATCACCGATCCGGCGCGGGCGGACGCCTGGCGCTGGGCGCTCGGTTCCGCCATCTGCCAGCCGGGGCCGGAACCCGACAGCGCGCTCTTCACGGGCATCTTCACCGATGTCACCGATCAGCGTCGTCTGGAAGACGAGCTCCGGCAGGCGCAGCGCATCGAGAGCCTGGGCCGTTTGGCCGGCGGCGTGGCGCATGACTTCAACAACCTGCTGACCGCGATCACGGGCGAGGCGAGCCTGCTCGAGAGTGATCAGGCGCCGTCGTCGGAGGTCGCCCAGGGGCTGCAGCGCATTCGGGCGGCGGCGGAATCGGGGGCGGCGCTCAGCAAGCAGCTGCTGGGGTTTGCCCGTCGGCAGGTGATGGCGCCGCGGCTGGTGGATGCCAACAAGATGATGCAGCGCGCGGCGCCCTTGTTGCGTCGTCTGCTGCGCGAGTCCATCCGGCTGGAGCTCGACGTCGCTCCAGAGGTGGGGATGGTGCGGGTGGATCCGGGCCTCTTCGATCAGGTACTGCTGAACCTCGCGGCCAATGCGCGTGACGCGATGCCGCGCGGCGGCACCCTGGCCGTCCGCGTGCGTCGTCTGAACGGCACCGATCCGGATCGGGCGCAGTATCCGGGCGTGTCCGGTGACGCGGCGGTGGAGTTTGTCGTGGCCGATACCGGCAGTGGCATGCCCGATGCGGTGCGCGCGCGTGCCTTTGAGCCGTTCTTCACCACCAAGCCCGTGGGGGAGGGATCAGGGCTGGGGCTGTCCACCAGCTACGGGATCGTCACGCAGGCCGGCGGCATGATGCTGCTCGAATCCCGCGAGGGGCATGGCACGACGGTGCGGATCGCGTTGCCGTGGATCGATCCGATCGAAGCGCAGGCCCTCGACGAACGCAGTGCGTTGCGCGGCGGGACGGAGCGGGTGCTCGTGGTGGACGATGATGATCAGGTACGTCGGGTGACGGCGGAGGCGCTCCGGCGCTTTGGCTATGATGTGCTCGAGGCGCGCGGCGGTGCGGAGGCGGTGGCGATGGCCCGCGTCAGCGATCCGCCGCTGGCGCTGCTGGTCAGTGATGTGGTGATGCCGGAGCTCAGCGGGGTGGATGTGGTGAATGCGATGCGCGACGCGGGGATCACTCCGCGCGTCTTGTTCGTGTCGGGGTATCCGGAGGGCACGGTGACCCAACACGGCGTCGTGCCCGATGGCGTAGATCTGCTGGTGAAGCCGTACGCGGTGCACGATCTGCTGCGGCGCGTGCGCGCCGCCCTCGATCGCGCGGCGTGAGCGGGCGTCGGGGGATCGGGGCCGCTGCGCTGCTGCTGCTCGCGGCCTGTGGCGGCGGGGGCGACGCACCCACCGGCCCCGGGAGCGGCGGCGGCACGACCCCGCCGCCACCGGACAATACGCTCTCCGTGCCGACGATTGCCCGTGAGTTTCGCGGGATGTGGATCGCCACGGTCGCCAATATCGACTGGCCGACGCGCAACACGCTCACCGCCTCGCAGCAGCAGACGGAGATGAACGGCCTGCTGGATGTGGCGTCCACTGCCGGGCTCAATGCCGTGGTGTTACAGGTGCGCGCGGCGGGTGATGTGATCTATCCGAGCAGCCTCGAGCCCTGGGCTCGTTCACTGACGGGGACGCAGGGGACCGACCCGGGCTACGACCCGCTGAGCTATGCGGTGCAGCAGGCGCATCAGCGTGGGCTCGAGTTGCATGCCTGGTTCAATCCGTTCCGGGCCGGCAATCTCAGCGATACCGCGCGCTTTGCCCCGCTGCATCTCGCGCGGAAGCGCCCCGATCTGGTGCGGCGCTATTGCAGCCAGTTGTGGTTCGATCCCGGGGAGAGTGCGGTGCAGGACCAGGCGATTGCCGTGATCACCGAGGTGGTCACGCGCTACGACGTGGATGCGGTGCACCTCGACGACTTCTTCTATCCCTATCCCGACGCCAACTGCCCGGGGCTCGATTTCCCCGACAGTGTGGGCTACGCGGCGTACACGCGCGCGGGCGGCACGCTCACGCGCGGCGACTGGCGGCGCGACAACGTGAATCGGTTCGTGCAGCGGCTCTACGAGGCGGTGCATCTCGCGTCGGCCACGGTGAAGGTGGGAATCAGCCCCTTCGGTATCTGGCGGCCCGGCAATCCCACCGGGGTCACCGGGCTCGATGCGTACGCGTCGATCTATGCCGACTCACGCAAATGGCTGCAGGCGGGATGGGTGGACTACTTCGCGCCCCAGCTCTACTGGTCCACCACCTCGTCGGGGCAGAACTACAATTCGCTGATCAGCTGGTGGGGGCAGCAGAACACGCAGAAGCGCCATCTGTGGCCCGGCCTCGCGTCGTATCGCATCAACGACGGCTCATCGGCGCCGTACGCGGCCACCGAGATCCCCACGCAGATCTCCATCGCGCGCCAGCAGCAGGCGGTGAGCGGTGGCGCCACCGGCACGATTCTCTACAATGGCAGCAGCGTCCGCGACAACCGCGGCGGTTTCGTCACGGCGCTCACGAGTGGCCTCTACGCCAGCGGCGCGCTGGTTCCGGCGAGCCCCTGGCTCGACGCCACCGCGCCGTCGGCACCGGCCGTGGCCGTCGCCACCTCCGGCGCCAATCTACTCGTCACGATCCTCGGCGGTTCGAGCGACACGCGCTGGTACCTCGTGCGCTGGCGCATCGGCACGACGTGGGCGCAGAAGCTGCTCCCGGCAAACGTCGCCTCCACAACGGCCCCCTCCGCCCTCGCCGATGCCGTGGTGGTCAACGCGGTGGACCGGGCGGGGAATGCGAGCCCCGACGCGGTCTGGCGCAAGTAAAGGGACAACACACGAGGTGGGGGACAACGCACGAGGATTGGGGTGCGGCGAGTCCGTGCCCACGCGCAGCTCCTCGTCGTTGTCCCCCACCTCGTCCGTTGTCCAGTCAGTTCTCCATGAGGCCGCTGGTCTGCGTCTCCCGCATCGTCGCGTACACCACGAGCGACGCCGCGATGCAGGCGGTGACGTACCAGTAGAACCACGACTCGTGGCCGGCCTGCTTGAACCACAGCGCGATGTACTCGGCGGTGCCGCCAAAGAGGGACACGGCCACGGCATACGGGAAGCCCACCCCCAGCGCGCGGATGCTGGTGGGGAAGAGCTCCGCCTTCACGACGGCGTTGATGGCGGTGTACCCGCTGACGGCCACCAGCGCGCAGAGGAGCAGGGCGATGGCACCGCCGGTGGTGTGCGTCTGCCCGAGCTGGGTCATGAGCGGCACCGTACCGAGCGTCCCCAGCACGCCGAACGCGGTGAGCACCGGGCGCCGGCCGATGCGATCGGAGAGCGCGCCGACCGCCGGTTGCAGCGCCATGTAGACCAGCAGCGTCACGGCGTTGATGAAGGTCGCTTCCTTGGCCGTGAAGCCGGCGGTGTTCACCAGAAACTTCTGGGCGTACGTGGTGAACGTGTAGAACGCCACGGTGCCGCCGGCGGTCAGACCCACGACCGTAAGTACCGCACGGGGATGCTGCAGTAGCCCGCGAATGCTGGCCGCCGCGCTCTTCGCCGGGCGCGCCGCCTTGTCGTGCTGGAACTCGCCGGTTTCCTCGAGGGAGCGGCGCAGGTAGATCGCCACCACCGCGCAGAGTGCTCCGATCACGAACGGAATGCGCCACCCCCACGCCTTGAGCGCCGCATCGTCGAGTGTGCGCTGCAGCACCAGCAGCACGGCGAGCGCGACCAGCTGCCCCCCGATGAGCGTGACGTACTGAAAACTCGACCAGAAGCCGCGGTGGGCCTGGCCCGCCATCTCACTGAGATACGTCGCACTCGCGCCGTACTCGCCGCCCACGCTCACCCCCTGCAGCATGCGCGCCAGGATGAGCAAGGCTGGGGCGAAGACGCCGATGGTGGCGTAGCTCGGCGTCACCGCGATGAGCAGCGAGCCGCTGCACATCAGGAGCACGGTGAGCGTCAGTGCCGCGCGGCGTCCGTACTTGTCGGCGTAGCGGCCCATGAGCCATCCGCCGATGGGGCGCATGAAGAAGCCGAGCGCAAACACCCCGGCGGTGTTGAGCAGCTCGGCCGTGCGATCACCCGAGGGGAAGAAGGCCTTCGAGAAGTAGAGCGAGAACGCCGAGTACGCGTACCAGTCGTACCACTCCACCAGGTTGCCGATGGAGCCCCCGATGATCGAACGGAGGCGGGACTGCCTGGACGGTGTGGTGGGATCAGGACTGGGCATCGATGGTGCGCGCGAGAAGGTCAAGGACATCGGACTCGGTGCGCAGCCCGGGGACATCGTGCATGTCGATCACATAGCCGTAGCGCTCGGCGATCGCTTCGTACAGGGGGATGCGGTGGTGCAGGAGCTGCTCAAAGCCCCAGACGGCAAAATCGTCGGGATCGACCAGCGACTCATCGGTGATCCCACGGCGATCGAGGTACTCCGCCCACTTGGTCGCCAGAAAGGCCGGGTTGTAGTACATCGGCTTGGGGTGTTTCCGGAAGCGCTCCACGAGCATGCGCGTGTGCTCGGCGGAGCCGCGGATGTACACCAGCACCGTATGCTGGGCGAGGCAGGTGAGGACGGGGTCGAGCGGGTCGTCCACATCGACCACTTCGCAGAGACTCCCCCCGGAGTCACAGACGAAATGGGGGTATCCGTAGATGTCCTTGGCGCGTTCGATGAACTCGGGGACGTCGAGCAGGGCGCGGATCTCCGCCTGACGATGCTGCGCCTGCCGCCGGGAGTATTCGGCGAACGGGATCCCCCCGAGCGCTTCGCTCCCCGGCTTGCCGAGGTACGTGGACAGCGGGCTCAGATTCTCGAAGGAGATGTTCGAGCGGATGTAGATCGAGTCCGAGCGGAGCAACTGCCGCAGGAAGGGGACCTTCATCGCCTCCCGCTTGAAGTTGTCCACGATGTGCTCGCCCATGTACCGCGTGCCGATGCGGTAATCGACCGAGTACTGGAA
The Gemmatimonadaceae bacterium DNA segment above includes these coding regions:
- a CDS encoding MFS transporter, whose amino-acid sequence is MPSPDPTTPSRQSRLRSIIGGSIGNLVEWYDWYAYSAFSLYFSKAFFPSGDRTAELLNTAGVFALGFFMRPIGGWLMGRYADKYGRRAALTLTVLLMCSGSLLIAVTPSYATIGVFAPALLILARMLQGVSVGGEYGASATYLSEMAGQAHRGFWSSFQYVTLIGGQLVALAVLLVLQRTLDDAALKAWGWRIPFVIGALCAVVAIYLRRSLEETGEFQHDKAARPAKSAAASIRGLLQHPRAVLTVVGLTAGGTVAFYTFTTYAQKFLVNTAGFTAKEATFINAVTLLVYMALQPAVGALSDRIGRRPVLTAFGVLGTLGTVPLMTQLGQTHTTGGAIALLLCALVAVSGYTAINAVVKAELFPTSIRALGVGFPYAVAVSLFGGTAEYIALWFKQAGHESWFYWYVTACIAASLVVYATMRETQTSGLMEN
- a CDS encoding ATPase, producing MHRTRKGVEERWIPREFSAMRFPSGRALRNQPAHAVTFFGMSGVGKTTLAGLLQKHDWFQYSVDYRIGTRYMGEHIVDNFKREAMKVPFLRQLLRSDSIYIRSNISFENLSPLSTYLGKPGSEALGGIPFAEYSRRQAQHRQAEIRALLDVPEFIERAKDIYGYPHFVCDSGGSLCEVVDVDDPLDPVLTCLAQHTVLVYIRGSAEHTRMLVERFRKHPKPMYYNPAFLATKWAEYLDRRGITDESLVDPDDFAVWGFEQLLHHRIPLYEAIAERYGYVIDMHDVPGLRTESDVLDLLARTIDAQS